The segment CCGGCTGCCGAAAAGTCAGGCCGGCAATATCGATCCTGCTGGAGCTTCAGCCCTCGTCGGTTGTCGACATCACGTCGGCAAGCGTGCTGAGCAACCAGTCTGCGTCGTCCGATGAAAAGACCAGTGGGGGGCGGATTTTCAGCACGTTGGCCGAAGGACCTGTCGATGAGATGAGAACCCGCCGGTCCCGCATGGCGTTGACGATTGCAGAGGCCCTCGCCTGGTCCGGGACCTTGCCATCACGATCACTGACGACTTCCACACCGACATAGAGGCCGGCGCCACGAATGTCACCGAGACACTCATACCGCAGGCTCAGCTCGGCGATTCCATCTCGCAGGACTTGGCCGATCGTTCTCGCATTCGTCAACAGGTCGTCGTCCCGGAGGACGTCGAGCGTCGCCTGGGCGGCAGCGATCGCGACAGTGTTTCCACCAAACGTGTTGAAGTACCGCTGGTCATTTCCGAAGCGCTCGACGACACCCGGCCGAGCGACCAGGCCCGCCACCGGGTAGCCATTCCCCATCGGCTTGCCCATCGTCACGATGTCCGGCTGCACGCCGTGCCTCTGGTAGCCCCAAAAGGAATCACCGGTGCGGGCGAAACCGCTTTGCACCTCGTCGGCAATGAACAGTCCGCCTGCATCCCGGACGACCTTCGCTACCGGCGCGAGCAGATCCGTCGGTTCCCCGAAGATGCCGTCCGAGGAGAATACGGAGTCGGCAATGAATGCCGCGAGCCCCTGACCCCGCCGCTGCAGATCAGCGATCTGTTCGCGAACGTGTTCAACGAGCAGATCGGCAAGTTGCTCACGGGGTATGCGGTAGGAGTCCGGCGCCGGGACTTGCCGGACCCAGGTACCCAGCCGTGCTCGTGACCCAAGGGCGGGCGAGCAGCCTGAGGTCAGCTCGGAGTTTCCGTGGTATGCCTCAGAGGTGACGATGATCCCCTCATGCCCGGTGTGGTGCTTGGCGATCCGAAGCGCGAGGTCGTTAGCTTCTGAACCGGTACAGGTGAACATCACGTGCCCGGTGTCACCCAGCGGGCCCATCGTCCCCAGGAGATCCTCAGCGTAATCGAGGATGCCGTCCTGCAAGTACCTTGTATGGGTCGACAAAGTTTGCATCTGCTGGTGGACGGCGGCGGTCACGCGCGAGTTTGCATGTCCGGCCGGCACGACATTGTTGTAGGCGTCGAGGTACTCCTCGCCGTCCGGATTCCAGAGCCTCGTGCCGCTTCCTCGGACCACCTGGACCGGCTGCTGGTAGAAGAGGCGATATGCCGGCCCGAGCAGCTTCTCTCGACGACGGACCATCTCTTGCGTTTTCGGATCGAGTCCGGAAGCCTTCTCCGGATCGAAGGCATTCACCATCGTGAGGTTCGACGTATTTGCTGTACTGCTCATCAACTTCCTAACCCTCTTCTCCGAGCTTCACAGTAGCGCGGCGCTCACTTCTTCGTTCGTCCGACTGAGGAACCACTCGAGTTGGCCCCAGCCTTGCTCCGTGTTCCTCAAAATGTAGGCCGAGTTGTCCGGCATCAGAGCTGCGCGGCTCAGGGTGATCAGGGCTCGGGAAACCACCCGGCCCATAATGAGGTGCGGAATGAGGCGTACTTCGTCTGAGTCGAGGTCGGCGTACCGGAAATAGCCGCGAAGAACGTCGCGGGCGTTGCCGAAGACATCGTCGGCCGAGTCGCGCGTCATGTCTGCCGGGAGCTGATTGAGCATCGCGGTCGAGGCGTCGATCGCGATGGCGGTATGCCCGGCGTCGCCGAAGTCGATGACGCCGCGAATGAACGGCTCCGCACCCTGCTCGACAATGAGATTTGACTGGCTGAAGTCGTTGTGGAGAACGTGGGACCGCAACCGGCAGATCGAGTCGACCATCGGCAGGAAGCGGGAAATGGCCGCGTCGAGCATCTCGCGTTTGTCCGGGTCGTCGATCGTGCTCACCAGTGGGCGCAACGCCGGGAGATTACGCACGTCCCAGATAAGCACGCGGCGTTCGGCCGGGTGTCTGAACGACCTCGTCGCCTGCCGCAGCCGGGCCAGGCACTCCCCAACCTGTTCCCGCTCGCTCGGCCTGCAGTCGACCGAGTCCAGGGGCGTCCCCACGCAGTAAGTCATGATTCGAACCAGTCGACGCTGGCCGGCGTCGTCCTCAACCGAGACGACCGGCAGCCCGTCGCGTGCCGGCAGGATCTGCGGCACGGGAACGCCGCTGTCCGCAGCGAGCACATGCCTCATCAGGCTGACCTCGAAGTCGATCTCATCAGCCGGCTCGGCTGGGTTCGACGCTTTGAGCACCCACTTGTCACCGGTCGTGTCGGCCAGCCGGAAGGTGTCGTCCTTTTCGCTCGCCAAGCGTTCCGCCCGGACGTCCAGGCCCCAGAACCTGCCGGCGATCCGTTCGGCCTCGGCCGCCGGCATCACGACGTGAGGGGAGGCCAGGGCGCCGACCCCGATGTCAGCCAGACCCGGTACCTCACCCCGCAGCGACGTCATCCGCCGGACCTATCCGCCTCGCCCTGGGATGCCTCGCCCTGAGATGTGGCTCCCGCGGCCCTCAGC is part of the Saxibacter everestensis genome and harbors:
- a CDS encoding phosphotransferase produces the protein MTSLRGEVPGLADIGVGALASPHVVMPAAEAERIAGRFWGLDVRAERLASEKDDTFRLADTTGDKWVLKASNPAEPADEIDFEVSLMRHVLAADSGVPVPQILPARDGLPVVSVEDDAGQRRLVRIMTYCVGTPLDSVDCRPSEREQVGECLARLRQATRSFRHPAERRVLIWDVRNLPALRPLVSTIDDPDKREMLDAAISRFLPMVDSICRLRSHVLHNDFSQSNLIVEQGAEPFIRGVIDFGDAGHTAIAIDASTAMLNQLPADMTRDSADDVFGNARDVLRGYFRYADLDSDEVRLIPHLIMGRVVSRALITLSRAALMPDNSAYILRNTEQGWGQLEWFLSRTNEEVSAALL
- a CDS encoding aspartate aminotransferase family protein, with protein sequence MSSTANTSNLTMVNAFDPEKASGLDPKTQEMVRRREKLLGPAYRLFYQQPVQVVRGSGTRLWNPDGEEYLDAYNNVVPAGHANSRVTAAVHQQMQTLSTHTRYLQDGILDYAEDLLGTMGPLGDTGHVMFTCTGSEANDLALRIAKHHTGHEGIIVTSEAYHGNSELTSGCSPALGSRARLGTWVRQVPAPDSYRIPREQLADLLVEHVREQIADLQRRGQGLAAFIADSVFSSDGIFGEPTDLLAPVAKVVRDAGGLFIADEVQSGFARTGDSFWGYQRHGVQPDIVTMGKPMGNGYPVAGLVARPGVVERFGNDQRYFNTFGGNTVAIAAAQATLDVLRDDDLLTNARTIGQVLRDGIAELSLRYECLGDIRGAGLYVGVEVVSDRDGKVPDQARASAIVNAMRDRRVLISSTGPSANVLKIRPPLVFSSDDADWLLSTLADVMSTTDEG